CATCAGCTATTATAAGGGGGCAACCAACACATGCATAGTCAAAGCCATTCTGTATAGCTGTTGATAGATGAGAGACAGCGTCACTACGAGAACCTGTATAAAGGGTGTTTGTGTCTGTAAGAAAGGGTTTTGCACCAATACCTTTGACCTTCTTTACTATGGTCCCTAAAAATACAGGTCTTAAGTATGCCGTATTGCCTTGTTCCCCGAAATGGAGCTTTATTGCTACGAGGTCGTCCTTCTTAATCCTGCTATTCATTTTTATTCTATTCAACAGGTCTTCAATTTTATTAAAGAGGTTCCTTTTTGGTGTTGCCCTTAGGTCTGTATAGAATACCTTCGACATAGCATCTCCTTTTTTGTTTAATTTATAGAGAAATTATGTTAGAAATAATGCAGTTTTGTCAACAAAAAGGAGGTTGGATGGATGTTAAATCTTTCTGAAAAGCATGGCATGATCCGGATGATTGCAGAGAAAGTGGCTAAAGAAAAGGTAGCCCCAAGGGCTAAAGAGATAGATGCAACAGGTGCCTTTCCATGGGACCTTGTGGATATTTATAAGAAACAGGGTTTTTTATACCTTATGCTACCTGAACGATTTGGTGGACTTGATGGAGATATCACGTCCCTTTGTCTTGTTATTGAGGAGCTCGCAAAGGTATCAGGTGCAGCATCTCTTATACCGCTTGCCCATAATGTTGGATTAATGCCCGTAATGGTTGCAGCAAACGAAGAACAGAAGGAATATATATACAGTAAAATTGCCGAAACTGACAAGCCGTATCTCGTTGCATTTGCTTTAACTGAGCCCAATGCAGGTTCTGATGCATCCCGTATGACGACCAATGCGGTGAAAGATGGCGATTACTATTACCTGAATGGGAAGAAATCAATGATAACGAATGGTGCGAATGCTCAGATATATACGGTATTTGTTAGTACAAATCCAAAACTGAGGATAAACGGCATATCAGCATTTTATGTTGAAAGGGATTATCCCGGGGTAATTATAGGTAGGAGTGAAGATAAAATGGGAATGATAGGCTCTGACATAACAGAGCTGACATTTGATAATGTGAGACTTACAAAAGATAATTTACTTGGGAAAGAGGGCAATGGATGGGATATTGCAATGACAACATTAAACCTGTCAAGGCCTGCTGTTGGCGCTCAGGCTGTGGGTTTAGCTCAAGGTGCCCTGGATTTCTCTACAGAGTATGCCTGGAAAAGGGTTCAATTTGGCCAGAAATTAGCAGACTTTGAGGGAATTCAGTTTATGATTGCAGATATGGCTATTCAGGTTGAAGCTGCCCGTGCACTCGTGTATGATGTCTCCCATTTGCTTGACATGAAGGTATATGAGAGGGACAAGATGAGTGCCATCGGGGTTGATAAATTGTCAGCTATGGCAAAGGTTTACTCGTCAGATGTTGCTATGAAGGTTACAACCGATGCTGTGCAGATTTTGGGTGGATATGGGTATACAAAAGAATACCCTGTTGAGAGGATGATGAGAGATGCAAAGGCCACACAGATATACGAAGGGACAAATCAAATACAGAGGATAGTGATAGCAAGGGATATATTCAGGAAATTCATGCCATGATTAAGGCAGCAAAATAAGCTTTCAGCTTACTAAGTTTGGAGTTTTCAGTTCGGTGTTCGGAGTATAAATAAACAATAAAACTCCGAACTCTTAACTCCGAACTCTTAACTGCTTTAAAATTATTTCATCTTTTCTATAAATTCAAAAACAGGGATGGCAGCGAGGGATACAAATTGAACAGTTCCTCTTGCTCCGTACTCATTACCGCATACTGCTTGTAATCACTCCTCCACAGACTACAGTATCTTTGTTATACAGGACAACTGATTGCCCTGGTGTTATTGAGTATACAGGGTTATCAAAATCTACCTCTAAGGTGTTATGAGAGATGGTATATTTGCATGGCTCTTCTTTCTGCCTGTATCGAACCCTGCCGGAAATATTCATACTGACAGGACTTAATAGATTCAATTCATTTGCGATGACCCTTTTTCTTTTCAGAT
This sequence is a window from Pseudomonadota bacterium. Protein-coding genes within it:
- a CDS encoding acyl-CoA dehydrogenase family protein, yielding MLNLSEKHGMIRMIAEKVAKEKVAPRAKEIDATGAFPWDLVDIYKKQGFLYLMLPERFGGLDGDITSLCLVIEELAKVSGAASLIPLAHNVGLMPVMVAANEEQKEYIYSKIAETDKPYLVAFALTEPNAGSDASRMTTNAVKDGDYYYLNGKKSMITNGANAQIYTVFVSTNPKLRINGISAFYVERDYPGVIIGRSEDKMGMIGSDITELTFDNVRLTKDNLLGKEGNGWDIAMTTLNLSRPAVGAQAVGLAQGALDFSTEYAWKRVQFGQKLADFEGIQFMIADMAIQVEAARALVYDVSHLLDMKVYERDKMSAIGVDKLSAMAKVYSSDVAMKVTTDAVQILGGYGYTKEYPVERMMRDAKATQIYEGTNQIQRIVIARDIFRKFMP